CGATGCCACGCGGTAGGCATCGGGGCGCACGGTGTTGGCCGCCGCCACAACCGAACGGTTGTGGTCCAATCCAAGAACCTGCGTCGCGCCGGGCAACATCGCCGAGAAGTTGCCGTTCCCGCAGTACAGATCGAGCACGCGATGCGCGCCTTTCAGCGCATCGCGAACGGCACGCGTCAATAACCGGTTGAGCAACAAGCTGGACTGGCTGAAAGTCCCGTTAACTACCGGTATGCCGTCGAACACGAACGAATGCCGTGGCGCGTCGTCGCGCTCGGTTTGCAGCGTTGGGAATGCCTTGTTAACGGCGGCGTTCGCGGACTTGGTCCATACGAGCACGTCATCGCCGTCCGGATTCACCGTGATTTCGACACTGCACCGCGGTTTCGCGGCGCGCAGGCGGTCCAATGCCGCGTTGAGCTTCGGATGACAGAGCGGGCACGCGGCAAGATCCACGACGTCGTGCGACCAGGAACCGTAGAAACCTACGCGCTCACCATCACCGTGAAACTCGGCGCGCGTGCGATAGCCGAGGCGCAACGTTTCGTCTTCTACCCACGCGACATCCACGGCGATACCGCCGATGCGTTGCAGGCAGTCGGAGACGATGCGCCGTTTCCAGTCCGCTTGCGCCGGGTATGCGAAGTGCAGCCAGGAACATCCGCCGCACTCGCCGAACGCGGGACACGGCGGTTCCGTGCGGAATTCGGACGCCTTCACCAACGCGCCCGCATCGGCCCACATGACGCCTTTTGTCTTGCGCACGTTGCGCACGCGCACGACGTCGCCCGGCAACACGCAGGGCACGAAGTAGACTTGTCCCTCTACGCGTCCCACGCCATGGCCACCGTGGGCCAAGCCCGTGATTTCGACAACGGGATGTTTCGCGGATTGTTCGGTTTGCATGGGCCTCCTTTTCTATGAGGGGATTATCGGCGAAAAGGCAGGGGATTGCGTAGTGTTTTCTTCTTTGCTCGCCCCCACAGTTCCTTGAAGGGCTCCACTGTGCATCCTATACTTCGGGCCTATGGATTCAACATCATCTGAAGATGACTCTAAAAGCGGGGGAAATGGTGCGCCGAGCGTCATGTCCTTGGGCGCGTTCTTAATTCTCATTGTAGTAGCCGTGTTCGCGTACGCAATTACGGACGTTTCCTATTGGAGAGTTGCCAATCGCGCCCATGAAGGAATGATGTTCATTGGTCAACTGGCGAACCACGAAAACACGAATGCAGCTTTTTCGTTCATACGCCAGGCCGCGAAAGGGCGCCTCCTCTTCGCCAATATCATGACCGATCAGGAGACCGCCCCAGTCTATATCAATCTACAATTCTGGGTGATGGGCAAGCTCCTGCCGTTTCTCGGCTGGCGTACGCACTTGTTGTTCCGCGTGTGGCGTTTTCTCGGAGTACTTGCCCTTGCGTTAGGCTGTGCCTTGCTCGACCGCGCCGTGTTGCCTAATGTGCGACATCGGTTGATCTCGCGGACAATGTGCCTGTTTGGCGGCGGATTGGGCGCCTACGCGATATCCCTTCATCCCTTCGGGCAGATGTACCTTAATCCGCTGTTGGCCGTGCCGCAGGGACTCTGGCTTGCCGTGATCGCATGCATGGTAATTGGCGAACAAAGGGGCCGCGCGGTGTGGTACGTCGCGGCTGCGTGCCTGGCTGCCGTACGCGGACTCTGCGGACCACACGACCTGTTTCCGATGTTCCTTATCGTCGCCGCGTTCACGGTAACGGAAGGAATCTATACAGGGCGTTTCGATTGGCGTCTCAATGCGCTGCGTCAACTGCCGCTCCTCGCGTGCATTCCGGTTGTTCTCTACTATCTACACCTGCACAGGGCCGCACCCACTTTCACCGAATGGATGGCCTCGTGGTATCCGCCGACGCCCGTGCCGCATTGGCTCATTCTGGGATACGGCGTGGCGGGTGTTCTTCTGATCCTGCGCGTCGCTCTGCTTCGCAAGTTCCCCGCATCGACTCCGGCGTCGCGTTTGCTGCTGATCGCCGCACTGGCGCCAATGGGTTTTGCGCTGCTATTCCCGCTACGTGCCGCGCCGCTGCCGGTTGGCGCGCCATCGGTTGTGCCGGCGATCGTCGTTGCAGTAAGCCTACTGGAATTTCCGAGCGAGGTTGGGTCAAAGACCATCCGGCCGCTGCAATGGGTCGTCGGAGCATGTTTGATTGCCAGCGTAATCCCAAGTGCGCTGCTATACACAAAAGTCGCCTCTATCAACACTTCGCCCTATTCGAACTTCATGTCCAAGGCCGAGTACCTCACTTTCGCCACGTTGAACCAAGACACGAAATCTGACGATGTGATCGCGGCCCCGCTACCGATGAGTAACCTATTCGGACAGTTCGTCGATGCGCGAACCGTCGTCGGGCATCCAGTGTTGACTCCCGATGCGAACGAGTTGCTTACGCCGCTGAATGCCTTCCTTCGCGGGGAGATGAGTGTTCACGATGCCTCCTCGTTCATTGCCGAGCATCGTATACGGGTGATCTATACGCAGGTCGGCGATGGCAGCGCGGGCCCCGAGTACTTTGAAACCATCCCCGGTGTGCATGCGTCTCATGATAGCGAGGGGATCACCGTCTATTCGGTCGAAACCGAAAACGATTCCGGGCAAGACCCATTAGAGACTGGCGCAACGCCTGTCCATTGACTAAAATGGACCCACGCAGCCAGCCGGCAAGGACGGCGGCACGGTATAATTGGCAAGGAAGCTAACGTGAAAATGTACGAAACCCGAGAAGAAATCGCCAACGTAATCACGCACGCCATTGGCGTGGTGTTGAGTGTCGTTGGGTTGGCCGCGTTGGTCATAACCTCGGCCATGAAGGGCGACCCCTGGCAGATTGTCAGTTTCACCATCTACGGATCCTGCATGCTGACGTTGTATCTCGCTTCAACGTTCTACCATACATTTCAGTCGCCCCGCGTGAAGCACGTGCTGCGCATCTTCGACCACTGCGCAATCTATCTCATGATCGCCGGCACCTACACGCCGTTTGCGCTGCTGAACATGCGCGGCCCCTGGGGATGGACCATCCTCTGCGTTATCTGGGGGCTCGCGCTCATCGGTATTGGCGTCAAGACGTTTCACATCAACCGCTGGCCTATGCTGACTCCGGCGATCTACGTCGCGATGGGATGGCTCGGCGTCGGCGCGGTGAAGCCCACGCTGGAACTGATACCCACCGGTGGACTGGTGCTGCTTCTGATCGGAGGCATCACGTACACGCTCGGAGTGACGTTCTACGCGATGGACAAGGTGCCGTATAACCACGCAATCTGGCACGTCTTCGTGCTGGGCGGCAGCGCATGCCACTTCTTCGCGGTGTACTTCTACGCGATGTCGATGCACTAGTGCAGTGAATCGCAATTAAAGCAACATATTGGCTGCCCCAAGGATGAGTCAATAGCGGCGGAAATCAGGGACTGACACAAGCGCAGCGAAGCGAAGACGTGTCTGTCCCTGATTTCCGCCAGATCCCCAATCACCACTTGTACGAATACTGAACG
This sequence is a window from Candidatus Hydrogenedentota bacterium. Protein-coding genes within it:
- a CDS encoding TRAM domain-containing protein → MQTEQSAKHPVVEITGLAHGGHGVGRVEGQVYFVPCVLPGDVVRVRNVRKTKGVMWADAGALVKASEFRTEPPCPAFGECGGCSWLHFAYPAQADWKRRIVSDCLQRIGGIAVDVAWVEDETLRLGYRTRAEFHGDGERVGFYGSWSHDVVDLAACPLCHPKLNAALDRLRAAKPRCSVEITVNPDGDDVLVWTKSANAAVNKAFPTLQTERDDAPRHSFVFDGIPVVNGTFSQSSLLLNRLLTRAVRDALKGAHRVLDLYCGNGNFSAMLPGATQVLGLDHNRSVVAAANTVRPDAYRVASEGGFGHALRASAWDVILLDPPRTGAKAIAQDLGKADAGRIVYVSCDPATLARDAKAIVQAGWRVDSVTAIDMFPNTAHIESVCVFERK
- a CDS encoding hemolysin III family protein, with the protein product MYETREEIANVITHAIGVVLSVVGLAALVITSAMKGDPWQIVSFTIYGSCMLTLYLASTFYHTFQSPRVKHVLRIFDHCAIYLMIAGTYTPFALLNMRGPWGWTILCVIWGLALIGIGVKTFHINRWPMLTPAIYVAMGWLGVGAVKPTLELIPTGGLVLLLIGGITYTLGVTFYAMDKVPYNHAIWHVFVLGGSACHFFAVYFYAMSMH